The Selenihalanaerobacter shriftii nucleotide sequence TTAATGAATTTATTTAATTATGCAAGACCCTTAATTTATAAATTTATTGAATTAAAGTGCAATAATAATCTATTTTAATAATCTAAAGGAGGCTAAAATTATGTTAGAAGTAAATAAAGAAAACTATGAAGAAGAAGTACTAAATGCTGAAGGTGTTGTTATGGTTGACTTTTGGGGAGAAGGCTGTGAACGTTGTTTAGAACTAATGCCTGATGTAGAAGCTTTTGCCGAGGAGTATGGTGATAAGATTAAGTTTGCTAAATTAAATATTAAAGGGAATAGA carries:
- the trxA gene encoding thioredoxin TrxA, producing the protein MLEVNKENYEEEVLNAEGVVMVDFWGEGCERCLELMPDVEAFAEEYGDKIKFAKLNIKGNRRLAMSQQVMGLPSMVFYVDGEKKSHLSGDELTAEEIEEEIKKYL